The DNA region TAATATTTCGTTATATATTATTTACTTTTTGTTTAAAAAGAGTAGCTAAAATCTAAACTTATTAAAGTGTAATTAATTAAATATTGTTGTGATATTAGATAATATTAATAATAATTATCAAATTAGGAAATTAATGTATAAGATTATAGAGTATTTTTTGAAAAATTCAAGATTAAACCATACATTATTGGTTTTTATTCTTGTAATGGGAATTTTTTCTTATTATAAAATCCCAAAAGAGATGTTCCCATCTGTTGCTTTAGATAGTGTAAGAGTAACAGGTGGATATACAGGTGCAAGTGCAGAAAGTTTAGATAACTTTGCTGTAACAGAAATAGAAAATGGAATTGATAGTATATCTGGTATTGATAAAGTAACTTCAATTATAACAAATGGTAGTTTTGCAATAGATGTAGAGTTGCAAGATGGCACTAATAAAATAGAAATGTTAAATGATGTGAAAGATGCTGTAAGTAGAGCAAGAAAGTATCTTCCAAAAGATATGACAGAACCTTCTGTATCAAGTGTTGATTTGCAAATGTCTCTTCTTAATATTTCACTTAATTCTTCAAAATATTCAAAAAAACAATTACTTCAATTAAGTGATAATATAAAAACAAAGATTTTACAAATTCCAAGTATTAGTGAAGTTAGTATATTTGGAGATAGTGATTTACAAATTGATTTTTATTTAGACCATAAAAAAATAAATATGTATGGATTAGAACCATCTTCGGTTATTAGTGCAATAAGAAATCTATCTTATATCTATCCTGTTGGACAAATAAAACAAACTGGTAATCATATATATTTGACAGCAAATAATAATAAATTTGACAAACAACTATGGTTAAATACTGTTATAAAAGTTGAAAATAAAAGAGTATATTTAAAAGATATTGCAACTATTACAATTGATTATCCAATAGATGAAACAATTTCAAGATTAAATGCAAAAGAGACTATATCTCTTAGAATTTATAAAGATAATGAAGGTGATTCAATTGCTGCATCAAAACTTGTAAAGAAAAAATTAAAAGAGTTTGAAAAATCACATAAAGATTTATCTATAAATATTTCAAGGGATAGTTCAAAACCTGTAAATGATAGAATAAAAACAATTATTGCAAATATTACTTTAGGACTTATTTTAGTTGGACTTACAATGCATTTATTAATTAGTCCAAGACTTTCACTTGTTATTATAATGGGAATACCTTTTTCTTTTGTTTTAGGATTATTAGTAATAGAACAATCTGGTTATAGTTTAAATATGATATCTTTAATGGCTATGTTAATCTCCCTTGGTATTGTCGTCGATGATGCTATTGTTGTAAGTGAAAATATACAGCGTTATTTAGATGAAGGTTATGGCATAAATGATGCAGTTTTAAAAGGTACAAAAGAGATGTTACCGCCTGTTTTAATTGCAGCATTTACTACAATATTTGCATTTTTACCTATGCTTTTAATAAGTGGTGAATTAGGAATTTTAACAAGACTAATTCCTATAGTTTTATCTGTATTGATTTTTTCATCATTAGTTGAATCTTTTATTTTTTTACCTTTGCATGCAAAACATATACTAAAAAGAAAAGAAAAAATGTTAGATTGGACAAAAGCTTATAATTTTTATGAAAGCATTTTACATAAAGTTATACATTATAAAAAAACATTTTTAATTTTATTTTTTATAACTATCCCTATTTTGTCTTTTTTACTTATTAAAGCAAGTAGATTCCAAATGATGCCCGATATGGATTCAAATAGGTTGACTTTTTCTGTGAAATTAAATGAATCAAACTCTTTAGAACAGACAAATGAAATATCAAAGAGATATGAAAATTTACTTTTAGAACACAAAAAAGAATTATTTATCAAAAATGTTGATGCAACAGTTGGACAATATTCAAATATAGCAAGTGGAAGAGAACAAATAGAAAATGGTTTTACAATTGCTATTGAATTAGAAGATTTTAAAGATGATAATTTCTTACAAAAATATATAAACCCAATATTAAGTTTAAGTTTTGATTTTGAGCAAAAAGAAAAAATTAGAACTATTAGTTCAAATGAAGCGATGAAAAAAATCAGAGCTTTAATAAATCCTTTAAATAAACAAGAAAATGTTGTTGATTTTAATATGGTAAAAAGAAGAATTGGTGTTGTAAATACAGATATTGAGATAAATTTAAATCATGAAGATAAAATGGTTTTATTAAAAAATATCAAAAAATTAAAAACTGCACTTGAAAAAATAAAAGGTGTAAGAGATGTAACTGATAATACTCAGTTAGGAGAAGAACAATATAAATTTACTATAAATAATTATGGATTAAATTTAGGATTAACAGATAGTGATGTTTCAACACAATTAGCAAACTATTTTATGGAAAAAGACCAATCAGATACATTTGATTCAAATGGTGTTATTGATATAGTAACCCAATCAAAATATAAAGATAGCTTAGATGAGTTAAAACACTTTTTAATAAATATTGATGATAAAAAAGTCGAACTTCAAGAAGTAGTAGATTTTAAAATTGAGAGAAGTTTTGAAAAAATCGAAAAAGAGAATGGTCAAATACAGAAAAAAGTTTATGCAAATGTAAACAAAGAAGTAACAAGTGCCAATGAAGTTTTATCAAAAATTGAGCCTTTAATTAAAAAGATGAAAGATGAAGGTTTAAAAGTATCATATGGTGGTGAAAAAGAAAAAAGTGCTCAAATGGCAAGAGATATGTTAAAGTCATTTATGGTTGGATTATTTTTGATATTTTTAACACTTTTAATAAATTTCCCATCATTTAAAAATGCATTTATTATTCTTTCTGTAATACCTTTTACTGTTGTTGGTGCAATAGTTGGTCATTTTATAATGGGAATAAATATAAATTCTCAATCTTTAATCGGTATGATGGGATTAGCTGGTGTTGTAATTAATGATGGAATTATTATGTTAGATTTTTTACATAATACTAAAGATAGAGATGAGTTCTTCAAAAGAGCAAAACAAAGAGTTAGACCTATTTTAATTACATCAATTACAACAATCTTAGGACTTGCAACATTGATTTTCTTCCCAACAGGTGAAGCTGTTATGTTACAACCAATTGCTGTTTCTTTAGGTTTTGGTATAGCTTGGGGAACAATCTTAAATTTAATTTATGTACCAGCACTTTATGCAACACTATTTAAAATAAGGGATTAAAATTGAAAAAAAGTATTATATTTTTATTTACACCATTTGTGCTTTTTGCACAAGTTTATATGGCAAAAATTGAGCCTTATGATGAGTTTACTATATATTCACAAGCTTCAGGACAGATTATAAAATTAGATAAAAGTGATGAAACAAAAACAGTATCAAAAGTATTGATTAAACAAGATGATTTATTAGAAAGACAAAAATTAAAACTTTACAAAACTCAATTACAAGATAATAAAATAAAACTAAAATTGATGAAAGAAAATTATTCTAAATTTCTAAAAATTAGAGGTAAAAGTAAAGTAGATAAAGATGAAAAATATTATCAAATTTTAGATTTAGAAATAAATATTAACTCTTTAGAAATGTCAATTAAAGAGCTTGAAGATACAATTCGAAAAAAAACAATATCAGTTAATAACTTATATATAAAAGAGTTTTTAGTAAATAAAGGTGACTATGTTTCAACAGGAACACAATTAGCAAAAGCATATGATACCACAAAATCAAAACTTATTGTTTATGTAAGTGAAGATGATTATAAGGATATAAAAACTAAAAAAGTATTGATTAATAATAAAGAATCAATTGCTACAATTGAAAAAATAGATAAAACTCTTGATGAAAAATATGTATCTGCACATAAAGTTACAATAGTTATAAATAATGCAAATTTTGGAAAAGTTCTTAGTGTGGAGTTTGTTAAATGAAAAAACTAATAATTTTAGTTTTGGTTTCAACTTTTGTTTATGCACAAGATAAAGATATATTGTCAAATACAAAAAAACAAATAATAGATTTAAAACAAAAGCAAATTGAACAAAAACAAAAGAAAAATAAATATGATTGGATTACTGATATTACAATAAATGGTGCTGTAAATAAAGATGATAAAGATATAGAATCAAAAGATTATTCAATATCTTTATCTCAAGACATATTTAGATTTGGTGGAATATCTTCTCAAATTCAATATGCAAAAGAATTAAAAAAACTTGAGCAACTTGATTTAAAAAAAGATACAAAAAGTGATTTGAATGATTTATATTCTTCTTTGATTGATATAAAAATAGATGAAATAAAACTAGAACAAAATATTTTAAATTTGCAAAATAGTCAAATAGATGTGGAACATAAAAAGTCTGAATATGATAATGGAGAAATTGGTATAACAGATTTAAATGATGCAATAATGACTAGAAATAATCTAAGTGATTCACAAAAACAAATAGAACTATCAAAGCTTGAAAATGAAAAAAATATAAATTTATATACAACAAGAAACTATAAACAAATAGTGATTCCTACTATAAAAATGATTAGCAAAAAGTTTTTCTTAGAAAAATCAACTTCTGTAAATTATGCCAAAATAAATACTAAAGTAAATAAGCAGTTATACAATATTAAAAAGAGTGATTATTTACCAAAATTGAGTGTTGATGCACGTTATGGTTACTCAAAAACAGACATTATCGAAGGTGATGATTCTTATAAGTATGGGCTTAGTATTTCTATGCCATTGAGTTATACTTCAAATAATGATATTGAACAAAAAAGATTAGATTATTTGATAAGTAAACAAGAGTTAAATGATGAAATAGTAAAAGCAAAAGTTACTTATGAAAAAGCAATTTTAAATATAAAAAACTATGAAGATAGAATAAAATTAGCAAAACAAGATATAAAATTATATTCTCAATTACTTCAAGTAAATCAAGATGAATATAATGCTGGTTATAAAACTATTGATGATGTAACTACAATTAAAAACTCAATGAAAATAAGGCAACTTGATATTAAAACATATAAATTAAATATAAAAAAGCAAATACTTAATTTATATTTTGCAATAAATTAATTTTAGGTACAATAGCAGCAATTAAATAAGGAGTATTATGGCCGGATTATTAGGTTATCTATCAATGCTATCAGATGATATAAGTTCTATAGCTAGTAAAACAATGGTAACTGCTTCAAAAACATTTGCAACATCATTTGATGATATTGGCTTACTTTTTGATGATATTGCAACATATACAAAACTTGCAACCATTAAATCAACTGGATTGGTAATAGATGATTTAGCAGCAATTGCTAGTTTTACAAATGAGACAACTTCAGATATTTTAAAAAAAGAGTTAGAAAATGCAAATAGTGTAGAAGAGTTAAAAGAAAATATTAAGAAGTTATCTAAACAAGAACAAGAAAAAGTTAAAAAAGATTTAGAAAATATTAGACAAACAGCTATAAAAGAAGCCAAAAGAAAAGCTGCAAAAAGAGAACTTCCTATTGTTTATAAAATAGCAATTGGGAGTTTAAAAAATAAAATTATTATAATTCCTATTGTTTTGATATTGAGTTTTTTCTTACCTTGGTTAATTTCACCTATTTTAATTCTTGGTGGATCATATTTAGCTTTTGAAGGTGTTGAGTCAATATTAGAAAAATTAAATAAAACAAAACATCATGAAGAAAATAGTAATGAAAACAATTTAAGCTCTTCAAAACTAGAAGAAAAAAAAGTAAAAGGTGCAATAAAAACAGATTTTATTTTATCTTTTGAGATTATAGTTATTACTCTTAGTTTAGTTGAAAGTAATGACTTTATTACAAAGTTAGCAGTTCTTTTAACAATTGGATTTATTGCTACTGTTTTTGTATATGGAATTGTAGGTATTATAATAAAATTAGATGATGTAGGATTTTATTTACAAGAAAAAAGTAGTAAGTTTTTACAAAAAATAGGAGATGTTTTTGTTGCTTCTATGCCAAAAGTTATTAAAACTATATCAATTATAGGTACAGTTGCAATGCTTGCAGTTGGAGGGGGAATAATAGCACATCAATTACATTTATTAAATTTTTTACATGAAATTGAAAAAATTAAATATTTAGGTATTACAGTTATATTTCTTAGTGAAATAATTTTAGGTTTAATTGTTGGATATATTATTGTAAAAATAGAGCCAATATTTGTTAGCTTATTTAAAAAAAATAAGTCTTAAGCATACTTGCAAATATATATAATACCAAAAGTGTAAATATTATTTTATTATAGTTCATAAAACATATTATACCATTTGAATATTATATTTATTTGTAATTTTTTGTAATCTTTTTTCCATATGAACTGTTTGTAACTTATCTTTTTCATCTAAAGTTATTTTAAATCCTTTTTTACTCCAAAAGTTAAAACCTCCAGGTAAAAAATATTGTGTATGTAAATACATCTTTTCATAATTGTTTTTTTCTGCAAATGTTGTAGCTAAATTTAGAAGTCTTGAACCAACACCACATCTTCTATATCTTTCATCTACATAACATCTTCCAATTTCTGCAATGTCTTTATTCATATATCTATTTTTTAAACTTAAAATTCTATTATCGTATTTAGTGATACTTATCGCTCCAATTATTTGTCTTTTTTCATTGTAAGAAATAAAAAAAGCATTTGTATCTTTTTGTTTCATCAAAATAGACATTTTTTTATAAATCACTTCATATTGTAAGTTTGATATACGTTGTTTATAGTGTTTCATATATTCATTTATAATAAAATCTTTTGTTGGTTTTTCTAAGTGTTTATAAACATATGAAAAGTTTATACTATTTATTCTTTTCATTCTTTTCCTTTAATCTTTTAGTAAAACAATAGAGTCTAATAGCTCTTTTGTATATGGATGTTTTATATGTTTTAAATTGTTGGTTTTTAAAGATTCAACAATTCTACCTTTATATAAAACCTTTATATTCTCACATAATGCAGTTGCTACTTCTAAATCATGTGTTATTAAAAAATAAGTTAAACCCTTTTTATCTTTTAGTTCTTGAAGTAGTGAAATAATATTTACTTTTGTTGAAATATCTAATGCACTTAAAGCTTCATCTAATATCAAAAAAGATGGATTTGATAATAAACTTCTCAATATACAAACCCTTTGAATTTGACCTCCACTAAGCTCATGTGGAAATTTTTCTAAAATTGAATTATCAAGTTCTAATTTTTTTAAATAAATTTCTAATTGCGCGTTTAAAATAGTTTGAGAAGTTTCCCAGAAAGATTCATCAAGAATTTGTTTTATTGTAAATATTGGGTTTACTGAACTTCTATAATCTTGAAATACAATAGATACCTTTTTTTCATCTAATACAATTTTGCCTTTTGTTGGTTTTTCAAGTTTTAATATCAGCTTTGCAAGTGTACTTTTACCACTTCCACTCTCTCCTACAATAGCAATGCTTTCATTAGATTTTAAATCGATATTTATATCTTTTAAAACATCAATTTTATTATATGTTTTTGTAAGATTTTTTATCTTAAGCATTCTAAAAACCTTTCTGAGAGTTTTTTTTGTGTTGATTTTAGATATTTTGCATAACTATTATCTTCTTCAATAATTTCGCCATCTTTAAAGAAGATTGTTCTATTTGAAATATATGAAATAATAGCTAAATCATGTGAAATAAAAATGATTGTTTTATTTTTTAGATTTTTAAATATTTCAACTATTTGTTTTTGATTTATAGTATCTAATGCAGAAGTTGGCTCATCAGCAATAATTATATTTGTATCTTCTAATAATGCAATAGCAATCATAACTCTTTGAAGTTGTCCACCACTTAATTCATTTGCATAACTTTTTAATATTTTATTTATATCATTTAATCCAACTTCTTTTAAGAAATATTTACATTTTTCAAGCTTTTGTTTTTTATTTGATTTTTCTTTTATACTTTCAAACATATGCTCTTTTATACTAAACATTGGATCAAAGGCACCCATAGCTTCTTGAAGAACTACACTAAAATTCTTTCTTATTTGTTTTTCGTCTTTTAAAATCTCTTTGCCATTTAATTTTATACTTCCTTTTAATTTCAAGTTTGAACTTAAAAGATTTAATATTGCTTTACAAGTTAGAGATTTTCCACTTCCA from Malaciobacter molluscorum LMG 25693 includes:
- a CDS encoding efflux RND transporter permease subunit, which translates into the protein MYKIIEYFLKNSRLNHTLLVFILVMGIFSYYKIPKEMFPSVALDSVRVTGGYTGASAESLDNFAVTEIENGIDSISGIDKVTSIITNGSFAIDVELQDGTNKIEMLNDVKDAVSRARKYLPKDMTEPSVSSVDLQMSLLNISLNSSKYSKKQLLQLSDNIKTKILQIPSISEVSIFGDSDLQIDFYLDHKKINMYGLEPSSVISAIRNLSYIYPVGQIKQTGNHIYLTANNNKFDKQLWLNTVIKVENKRVYLKDIATITIDYPIDETISRLNAKETISLRIYKDNEGDSIAASKLVKKKLKEFEKSHKDLSINISRDSSKPVNDRIKTIIANITLGLILVGLTMHLLISPRLSLVIIMGIPFSFVLGLLVIEQSGYSLNMISLMAMLISLGIVVDDAIVVSENIQRYLDEGYGINDAVLKGTKEMLPPVLIAAFTTIFAFLPMLLISGELGILTRLIPIVLSVLIFSSLVESFIFLPLHAKHILKRKEKMLDWTKAYNFYESILHKVIHYKKTFLILFFITIPILSFLLIKASRFQMMPDMDSNRLTFSVKLNESNSLEQTNEISKRYENLLLEHKKELFIKNVDATVGQYSNIASGREQIENGFTIAIELEDFKDDNFLQKYINPILSLSFDFEQKEKIRTISSNEAMKKIRALINPLNKQENVVDFNMVKRRIGVVNTDIEINLNHEDKMVLLKNIKKLKTALEKIKGVRDVTDNTQLGEEQYKFTINNYGLNLGLTDSDVSTQLANYFMEKDQSDTFDSNGVIDIVTQSKYKDSLDELKHFLINIDDKKVELQEVVDFKIERSFEKIEKENGQIQKKVYANVNKEVTSANEVLSKIEPLIKKMKDEGLKVSYGGEKEKSAQMARDMLKSFMVGLFLIFLTLLINFPSFKNAFIILSVIPFTVVGAIVGHFIMGININSQSLIGMMGLAGVVINDGIIMLDFLHNTKDRDEFFKRAKQRVRPILITSITTILGLATLIFFPTGEAVMLQPIAVSLGFGIAWGTILNLIYVPALYATLFKIRD
- a CDS encoding HlyD family efflux transporter periplasmic adaptor subunit encodes the protein MKKSIIFLFTPFVLFAQVYMAKIEPYDEFTIYSQASGQIIKLDKSDETKTVSKVLIKQDDLLERQKLKLYKTQLQDNKIKLKLMKENYSKFLKIRGKSKVDKDEKYYQILDLEININSLEMSIKELEDTIRKKTISVNNLYIKEFLVNKGDYVSTGTQLAKAYDTTKSKLIVYVSEDDYKDIKTKKVLINNKESIATIEKIDKTLDEKYVSAHKVTIVINNANFGKVLSVEFVK
- a CDS encoding TolC family protein, producing MKKLIILVLVSTFVYAQDKDILSNTKKQIIDLKQKQIEQKQKKNKYDWITDITINGAVNKDDKDIESKDYSISLSQDIFRFGGISSQIQYAKELKKLEQLDLKKDTKSDLNDLYSSLIDIKIDEIKLEQNILNLQNSQIDVEHKKSEYDNGEIGITDLNDAIMTRNNLSDSQKQIELSKLENEKNINLYTTRNYKQIVIPTIKMISKKFFLEKSTSVNYAKINTKVNKQLYNIKKSDYLPKLSVDARYGYSKTDIIEGDDSYKYGLSISMPLSYTSNNDIEQKRLDYLISKQELNDEIVKAKVTYEKAILNIKNYEDRIKLAKQDIKLYSQLLQVNQDEYNAGYKTIDDVTTIKNSMKIRQLDIKTYKLNIKKQILNLYFAIN
- a CDS encoding DUF808 family protein; translation: MAGLLGYLSMLSDDISSIASKTMVTASKTFATSFDDIGLLFDDIATYTKLATIKSTGLVIDDLAAIASFTNETTSDILKKELENANSVEELKENIKKLSKQEQEKVKKDLENIRQTAIKEAKRKAAKRELPIVYKIAIGSLKNKIIIIPIVLILSFFLPWLISPILILGGSYLAFEGVESILEKLNKTKHHEENSNENNLSSSKLEEKKVKGAIKTDFILSFEIIVITLSLVESNDFITKLAVLLTIGFIATVFVYGIVGIIIKLDDVGFYLQEKSSKFLQKIGDVFVASMPKVIKTISIIGTVAMLAVGGGIIAHQLHLLNFLHEIEKIKYLGITVIFLSEIILGLIVGYIIVKIEPIFVSLFKKNKS
- a CDS encoding GNAT family N-acetyltransferase; this translates as MKRINSINFSYVYKHLEKPTKDFIINEYMKHYKQRISNLQYEVIYKKMSILMKQKDTNAFFISYNEKRQIIGAISITKYDNRILSLKNRYMNKDIAEIGRCYVDERYRRCGVGSRLLNLATTFAEKNNYEKMYLHTQYFLPGGFNFWSKKGFKITLDEKDKLQTVHMEKRLQKITNKYNIQMV
- a CDS encoding ABC transporter ATP-binding protein, which codes for MLKIKNLTKTYNKIDVLKDINIDLKSNESIAIVGESGSGKSTLAKLILKLEKPTKGKIVLDEKKVSIVFQDYRSSVNPIFTIKQILDESFWETSQTILNAQLEIYLKKLELDNSILEKFPHELSGGQIQRVCILRSLLSNPSFLILDEALSALDISTKVNIISLLQELKDKKGLTYFLITHDLEVATALCENIKVLYKGRIVESLKTNNLKHIKHPYTKELLDSIVLLKD
- a CDS encoding ATP-binding cassette domain-containing protein — protein: MNYLEIKDLQVEDISSKKTLLKNISFNIKENEILAIAGESGSGKSLTCKAILNLLSSNLKLKGSIKLNGKEILKDEKQIRKNFSVVLQEAMGAFDPMFSIKEHMFESIKEKSNKKQKLEKCKYFLKEVGLNDINKILKSYANELSGGQLQRVMIAIALLEDTNIIIADEPTSALDTINQKQIVEIFKNLKNKTIIFISHDLAIISYISNRTIFFKDGEIIEEDNSYAKYLKSTQKKLSERFLECLR